Below is a genomic region from Sphingopyxis terrae subsp. terrae NBRC 15098.
ATCGGCGCGCTGCTCGCCGAAGCGGGCGCGCCGCCGGCGGTGCTCGGCGTTCTGATCGCGGCGCTGATCCTCGCCCCCGAAGGACTGGCAGCAGTACGCGCGGCAAAGGCCGATCGGCTGCAAACCAGCCTCAACCTTGCGCTCGGATCGGCGCTGGCGACGATTGGACTGACCATCCCGGCGGTCGCGATCCTGTCGATCGCCACCGACATGCCGATCAGCCTGGGCCTCGATGCCAAATCGACGGTGCTGTTGTTCCTGTCGCTGATCGTCGCGTCACAGACGCTGGCGAACGGGCGAACGACCGTGCTGCAGGGCACGATCCACCTGATGCTGTTCGCAATCTATCTGTTCACGACCTTCGTGCCGTAAGCGGTTCCGTCGCCCCCGCCTTCGCGGAGGTGACGATTTTGGCGGTCACGTCTTGCGAACGAACACCGTACCCGCCGAATAACCGGCGCCGAACGAACAGATCAGCCCGGTATCGCCGGCCTGCATATCTTCGTGGTTCAGGTGATAGGCGATGATCGACCCGGCGCTTGAGGTATTGCCATAGGTGTCGAGCACCGTCGGGCTTTCGTCGGCGCTTGCCTCATGCCCCAGCACCTTGTGCGCGATCAGGCGGTTCATATTGGTGTTCGCCTGATGCAGCCACAGACGGCGCATGTCGGCGCCTTGCAGGCCGAGTTTCTCCATTTCCTCGACGATCATGGCGGCAACCATCGGCACCACTTCCTTGAACACCTTGCGGCCTTCCTGGACGAACAGTTTGTCGGTCTTCGGTCCCGACTGGTCGATGGCGCCGTGGGCGCGGTTCAGAAAGCCGAAATTGTTGCGGATATTGTTGGAGAAAACGGTCTTCAGCCGCGTACCCAATATGTCCCAATGCCCCGCCGGCGCGATGGCCTTGTCCTCGACGAGAATCGCGGTGGCGACGTCGCCGAAGATGAAATGGCTGTCGCGGTCGCGCCAATTGAGGTGCCCCGAACAGATTTCAGGGTTCACGACCAGCACGCTCCTTGCATGCCCCGCACGAATATAGTCGGCCGCGGTCTGGATGCCAAAGGTCGCCGAGGAGCAGGCGACATTCATGTCGAAGGCAAAGCCGTCGATGCCCAAAGCCTGCTGAATCTCGATCGCCA
It encodes:
- a CDS encoding beta-ketoacyl-ACP synthase III, translating into MSHAPQPVISATGLFTPAERITNEELVASFNRYVALHNRENAAAIAAGEIDELAESSVDFIEKASGIGSRYVVDKAGILDPEHMAPRLAERTNDELSILAEIGVAAAKDALARAGRDAADVDAVLCAASNMQRAYPAMAIEIQQALGIDGFAFDMNVACSSATFGIQTAADYIRAGHARSVLVVNPEICSGHLNWRDRDSHFIFGDVATAILVEDKAIAPAGHWDILGTRLKTVFSNNIRNNFGFLNRAHGAIDQSGPKTDKLFVQEGRKVFKEVVPMVAAMIVEEMEKLGLQGADMRRLWLHQANTNMNRLIAHKVLGHEASADESPTVLDTYGNTSSAGSIIAYHLNHEDMQAGDTGLICSFGAGYSAGTVFVRKT